The genomic interval GATCTGTGGTTTCACGTAACCGTCAACTGCTTTAGCTTTGAAACAGACAAGCACAGGCAGACAGAATAAGTAATGGCTCGATGTGATCATCATTCAGTAATGAAGGCTTCGCAGCTGTGAGATTCAAATTTGAAAGTAACAGTGTGCTCAGAAGGACGCTTACAGAGAGGCGGAGTGTAGTATTTGGAGAAAACCTCATCCTTGGGTCTGTCAGGGTAGAGGAATAGAAGGTGGTTGAGATCACTAATGCGGTCAGCCAGAGAGCGAATGGTAAAGTCTTTGGTTGTGTAGGGCATAAGGTTCCAAACCATTCTTTCACCTgcgaaaaaaaacagcaacaaaagaaaaactgaatggGATTCCTTTATTTCTCTGTGGCTTCTGTGCTTGTTAGAAAGAGGCCCGTCTGATGAACGgtgtggtttaaaaaacaaaaatggagaaattttgtgttttgcatGCTTTACCTGCTTTGTTAGGATTTTCTGCCACCCAGGCAATTGTAATTCCTCCAATTTCAGAATCACTAAAGCGCAGGAGGAAGGTACCGTTGGGTTTAGACATGAGCATATCCTGAGCTTGCTGCTTGTTCACAAAGCCCAGGATGGCTCTAAAAATAGAGGAAGAGagacattaataaaaaaaaaattaaaaaaataaaataaaaattgtgccTCGTTCTTGTCCCTCCTCATTTTGAATCTTTtgaaactgaacaaaaaccctcAGCAGTTTCCTTACCCATCATTCCAGTGTGGTTTCAGATGCTTTTTTGTGAGTTCCATCACACCATCAAACCACTGCCAAAATGTGAAGTTCCTCCCTGGCAAGCTTTCCTGTAAAGGGGCATAGTTtggggaaatttttttttaaaaacacatgaaaaacaaacaaaaaaaaaaaaaaaccccagactgAACTGAcaactgttaaaatgtttttagatgACCCAATTCAGTCTATAATAATGAAAATCTCCTCAACCGCTGACAGTAATCACAGTTCtctttatgattttaaaatttgtgCAGCTGTACACGTCTCTGGGTAAAGTTCTGCATATTTCTATAACCTATACTTACATCTCTGGAGCGATTAAAACTTAATGTTCCTGTAATCTAATAAGACCCGTGGCCTGTGGTGAATctgagtgcattttctgaatcaCAAGCtacttagaagcagaaaatgaggctttcagcatttttttttcctgtgcggATAAACAAGCCCATTAAACCGACCTACACTTAGGTGGGtaagtatttggacaatgacacaATTTTTGTCATATTACCACTGTGCACCAGCACAGTAGGTTTTAGATAAAACAATCAAGATTTGACTGAAGTCTTTCATGTTGAATTAAAGGAGTTTAACAAAACATATTGCATTAACTAATTAGGAAGTACAGCAATTTTGATATATAGTCGCTCATTTTCAGAGGTTCAGTTATATCAGAgataaatttattaaaccccttGAACTGCTGCAAATGGAGCAAGAAATATTTCTATGTATGAATAACAGCGCAATAGTAAATCCTTTCATGAAGAACAAGTATGTGGTTCAAATGACTAACTGAACTTTGCCTGCAGgcgttttaaaaatgcatgaagtgCAGCACGACAGAAATCTATACTTTCAAGCTAAAACAGATATATGGAATACTCTTCATAAAAGCTGTGTGCATGTATAGAGACGAACAGGATCATGAGTAAGAAAGAGGCCGTGTGACAGAAGAATAAATCCATCTGTGAATGAAGAACCGTGGTGTCGTGTATTAACTGGAGGGAGTGATAGTCAAACTCGGACCTGCCCAGACTCGCCCTATCAGCGCAAATTCGACAGCTCATCATGACGGGAACACAGATAAGCCACTGTTTAGGACACACAGGTTCATAAGGTTTTCATGAAGAAGTCTATAAGCCAGACTCTAAAGTTTTTGGTCTGAAAAGTAACACAAGAGTTGGAAACTAAAAGGAACTGTGTATAGCCTGGCAGCCACGCTGTTTCACGTATATGAATGTGCATTTACGTAAGAGATGTAAATTCATGTTCAGCTGAATAATTATAGTTGGCTCTGAAAGGGCAGAAGTAAACTTTGTACATTTTGACAGAAATTCAGTTTGTATTTATGGTTCAGTGTCTTTTAAGAACTCTGTTAAGTGTACTTACTCTGTAATATTCTACATGTATGGGCTAATTTGAATGAGAGTGACTTCATTTAGTTAAGCTCATTCTTTCAGTATTCACAAATGTTGTTGCAGCTTGCTCTTCTATGCTGCCTGTGTATATCTGTGTCTAAATAATCAAAATGTCACATACAAGTAAAGAAGCTCAGGGTGCAGTAGCTGCTCCGGAAGAAGAGACTGAGTTAGAACAGACAGGTGAATCAAATATCGGGCAAAATATAGCACCACCTGAAGAGCCTCGTAGAAGTGAAAGAGCCCGAACattaacagaaaaaggaaaagagtttCAGAAAGAGCAAATCAAAGGGCTATTGCTTCGCTTTGACAGCAAATATGAACGATGGAAAGCTCTGATTAAGGTAGCTAAAAGATCTGTATTAAAACAGGATCCTAGTGACATCCTACAAGAGCACATCACCAGTATTCAAAGGGAATTATCTGAGTTGAACATTGCTTATGATGATTACAGAAGAATTGATCAACCAGCCCATGACATGCGTCGCAAGATGGATAACTGCATCTCGATCACAAAGACTGTAGTACAAAATGCTCAATCTGAAATGCAGGGAACAGCGGAGGAGTTGATTTGGCCAGATAATAGTTCTGTATTCTCATCGTCAGCCTCCAGTGTTTCACTTCCTGCCTCTAATGGTTCTAAAGCTTCTTCTATTCACTCAAACGTATCTTCACTTAGAAGACAAGAAGCTGCTGCCGAGTATGCAGCTACACAGGCTGTACTGCAGATTATGGCTGAACAAGAGGGCCAcgaagagaaactgcaaaacctTGAAGCTGAAGAGAGGTTGATCATTGCAGACCAAGAAGCAGCAGCATTAGCTCGTCGTCTTGAAGGAGAAAGGGAAGAAACTGAACGTAGGctagaaagagagaaacaagagGCTGCTCTCTTAAAGAAACAGCAAGAAGAGAATGCTGCAAGAAGAAGGTCTGTAGAAAACCTAAAGAGAGAACTTGAGCGTTTGGAAAATTTGAAAAGGCTGAATGCAGCCAAAGCAAGGCTTCAAGTATATGATGAGAGTGAGCTCAGTCCAGCCCAAGGGAATGCTGCACAGAGCCTGGATCTACATAAGGTTATGCAGCCACTCAATCAGGTGAAGACTGAGGACCAGCACTCACAACCACCAAAGGATGCAGTGCTAACACATGTGCTCCACGATAGCACAGGAGAGCTCGTGAAGGTCTTAGCTGAGGCTATATCAGCAAATAGGCTACCCATTCCAGAGCCCACAGTTTTTAGTGGTGATCCACTCAAGTTTAATCATTGGAAGTCATCCTTCCAAACTcttattgaaaagaaaaacattccaaGCTCGGAGAAAATATTCTTCCTCCAGAAATATGTTGGAGGAGCAGCTAGAGAGGCATTAGAAGGTTATTTTCTGATTGGTTCAGATACTGCATATGTTGCTGCATGGGAACTCCTCAATGAGCGATACGGCCAGCCTTTTATGATTGCCAAAGCCTGCCGAGACAAATTACATGCCTGGCCAAAGATAGCATCAAGAGAGAGCGCTGACTTAAGGAAATTTGTGGACTTTTTACGCAGTTGTGAATGTGCCATGGCTCACAATGAGAGTCTGCGTATTCTTGATGATGGCATTGAAAACCAAAAACTGACAGCCAAGTTGCCTGATTGGTTAAGCAGCAGATGGAACCGAAAAGCCACACAGTATCAGCTGGAGTATGGAAGGTTCCCAGATTTCAAGTATTTCGTAACTTTCCTGACTTTGGAGGCTAGTATTGCTTGTAACCCTGTTACATCTTACTATGCTTTGCGGCAAGGGGAGCCAGAAAGGACAAGATCTAAACCTCAGAATGTAGTGACCTCTAAGAACCAAGCAGCAAATGCAAGGATTTTTACAACTAACACCACTGAGAAGAGCATAAGCACATGTATGTTTTGTAAGAAAACAGGGCATGTCTTGCACAAGTGCCGTAGACTAACTGCAAGGCCAGTTGCTGACAGAGTGAAGTTCATACAAGGTGAGAAACTGTGCTTTGGCTGTTTGAGTCCTGGCCATCAATCCAAGCATTGCAGCAACCGGATGGTCTGCGACACCTGCTCAAAGCGCCACCCCACATGCTTACATGAGGGTCGCtcaaagcaaaaggaaaatgaCCAGACAAGTTgcagtaaagaaagaaagccaCAATCGCCGCAAGACACCACTCACGAAACCACATCCAATAGAGTTGTGCATGATGGTAACAGTGCTCAGACTTCAGCAATAGTTCCTGTTTATGCATCAATGCCAAGTGATTCAAACAAAGAAGTCCTTGTCTATGCTCTGTTAGATTCACAAAGTGATTCTTCATTCATTCTTGAAGAAGTGGTAGATGCTCTTGATGTTAATGCAGAGCCAGTCAAGTTGAAGCTGTCTACAATGTCTTCCAAGGAGACAATTGTACCATGCAAAAGACTCAAAGGTCTACAAATAAGAGGGTTATCTTCTTCTAAGAAGATCATAGTGCCAACAGTCTACACTCGTGAATTCATACCTGCCAATCGTACACACATTCCAACACCAGAGACTGCAAAGGCATGGCCTCATTTAGAGCATCTTGCGGAACACATTGCCCCGCCGAAGAAATGTGAAATCGGTCTTCTTATCGGGTATAACTGTCCACAAGCACTAATGCCTAGAGAAGTTGTATGTGGTGAGGACAACCAGCCCTTCGCACAGAAAACTGACGTAGGCTGGAGCATAGTGAGCTATGGTGATCCAGGTGAACACTACAGTGATGCAATAGGAGTAAGTCACCGCATCATTGTAAAGCAAGTGACCCCTGAACCCAAAGTAACAAGTAAGTTGAAGAGCGAAGTTCATTATGTTTGCAAAACAAGAATTAAGGAGATGACTGCTCCAGAAGACATACTTAAGGTGCTGGAATCTGACTTCAGTGAAAGGCTTGGAGAAGAGACAAATCTCTCGCAAGAAGATCTCCGGTTTTTGActaaaatgaaagaagaaattAAGCACAAAGAAGACGGACATCTTGAAATGCCTCTGCCTTTTAAACAGAGCAGGCCAGAGCTACCACATAACAAGCCAAGTGCTGTTCAACGCCTCATGTGCTTGGAAAAGAAGCTCAAGAGAGACCAGAAATATCGGAGAGACTACATGAACTTCATGGAAGACATTATCAGTCGTGGTGAAGCAGAAAAGGTCCCAGAAAAACAGCTTGATAAACGATCAGCTTGGTATATTCCCCACCATGGCGTATACCACCCTCAAAAGCCAGAGAAACTGCGAGTGGTCTTTGATTGCTCGGCAAGATTTCAAGACATGTCATTGAATGACTACCTTCTTACAGGGCCAGAGCTCACAAACACCTTGGTGGGAGTTCTTTGTAGATTTCGAAAGGGCCCAGTCGCTATTATGTGTGATGTGGAACGAATGTTTCATCAATTCCATGTAAAGCCTGAAGACCAAGACTACTTGAGGTTCTTATGGTGGGAGAATGGTGATCTTGAGTCTCCGCCATCAGTTTTTCGGATGAAAGTCCATTTGTTTGGAGCAGCTTCCTCACCTGGCTGTGCCAATTTTGGACTTAAACATCTAGCCACAGAAGGTCAAGATCGATTTAACCAAGGCACTGTCAAGTTCATCCGAAGAAATTTTTATGTTGATGATGGACTGGTGAGTGTAAGGTCTGATGCTGAGGCAATCAAGCTGATCAAGGAAGCAAGAGAGCTTTGCAGCACAGGCAAGCTTAGACTACACAAGTTCATTTCCAAcagcaagaaggtattggagTCAATACCAAAGGAAGAGTGTGCAGACAGT from Astatotilapia calliptera unplaced genomic scaffold, fAstCal1.2 U_scaffold_194, whole genome shotgun sequence carries:
- the LOC113017714 gene encoding signal transducer and activator of transcription 5B-like; translation: MELTKKHLKPHWNDGAILGFVNKQQAQDMLMSKPNGTFLLRFSDSEIGGITIAWVAENPNKAGERMVWNLMPYTTKDFTIRSLADRISDLNHLLFLYPDRPKDEVFSKYYTPPLSKAVDGYVKPQIKQVVPEFATANPDPASGNPTYMDQGASPAPVSHPHAYGIYPAMADSMLDADGDFDLDDTMDVARHVEELLRRPVESQWSGQQS
- the LOC113017715 gene encoding uncharacterized protein LOC113017715; the protein is MSHTSKEAQGAVAAPEEETELEQTGESNIGQNIAPPEEPRRSERARTLTEKGKEFQKEQIKGLLLRFDSKYERWKALIKVAKRSVLKQDPSDILQEHITSIQRELSELNIAYDDYRRIDQPAHDMRRKMDNCISITKTVVQNAQSEMQGTAEELIWPDNSSVFSSSASSVSLPASNGSKASSIHSNVSSLRRQEAAAEYAATQAVLQIMAEQEGHEEKLQNLEAEERLIIADQEAAALARRLEGEREETERRLEREKQEAALLKKQQEENAARRRSVENLKRELERLENLKRLNAAKARLQVYDESELSPAQGNAAQSLDLHKVMQPLNQVKTEDQHSQPPKDAVLTHVLHDSTGELVKVLAEAISANRLPIPEPTVFSGDPLKFNHWKSSFQTLIEKKNIPSSEKIFFLQKYVGGAAREALEGYFLIGSDTAYVAAWELLNERYGQPFMIAKACRDKLHAWPKIASRESADLRKFVDFLRSCECAMAHNESLRILDDGIENQKLTAKLPDWLSSRWNRKATQYQLEYGRFPDFKYFVTFLTLEASIACNPVTSYYALRQGEPERTRSKPQNVVTSKNQAANARIFTTNTTEKSISTCMFCKKTGHVLHKCRRLTARPVADRVKFIQGEKLCFGCLSPGHQSKHCSNRMVCDTCSKRHPTCLHEGRSKQKENDQTSCSKERKPQSPQDTTHETTSNRVVHDGNSAQTSAIVPVYASMPSDSNKEVLVYALLDSQSDSSFILEEVVDALDVNAEPVKLKLSTMSSKETIVPCKRLKGLQIRGLSSSKKIIVPTVYTREFIPANRTHIPTPETAKAWPHLEHLAEHIAPPKKCEIGLLIGYNCPQALMPREVVCGEDNQPFAQKTDVGWSIVSYGDPGEHYSDAIGVSHRIIVKQVTPEPKVTSKLKSEVHYVCKTRIKEMTAPEDILKVLESDFSERLGEETNLSQEDLRFLTKMKEEIKHKEDGHLEMPLPFKQSRPELPHNKPSAVQRLMCLEKKLKRDQKYRRDYMNFMEDIISRGEAEKVPEKQLDKRSAWYIPHHGVYHPQKPEKLRVVFDCSARFQDMSLNDYLLTGPELTNTLVGVLCRFRKGPVAIMCDVERMFHQFHVKPEDQDYLRFLWWENGDLESPPSVFRMKVHLFGAASSPGCANFGLKHLATEGQDRFNQGTVKFIRRNFYVDDGLVSVRSDAEAIKLIKEARELCSTGKLRLHKFISNSKKVLESIPKEECADSVKELDIDLGEPLLERALGVQWCVSSDDFQFRVTVKKHPMTRRGVLSTVASIYDPLGFVAPFVLRGKLILQQLSREKASWDEPLSEECRSQWQSWLQDLHNLCQVKIKRCYIPASFIDVKQYELHHFSDASFTGYGECTYLRAVDSNGSVHCSLVMGKARVAPTKVTTVPRLELSAAVVAAKMGAILKHELEIDNLKEYYWTDSKVVLGYINNDARRFHVFVANRIQRIKATTDVNQWYHVQSEDNPADHASRGLSADRLVASNWFTGPDFLWERELPTRDAKVGEVSDTDPELRRAQVLNTSARINRTLLDRLTKFSDWKRVVKAIACLKRHAKQVKGLSPKLNGSTSVEERQQAELFLIRLVQTEVFSSEIKNLQQSKDVKSKDKANKLCKLSPFLDEQGVLRVGGRLTRSDLHTHVKHPAILPKTSHVSSLLIKHYHEKVQHQGRGMTVNELRSNGIWVIGCSSAVASHIFKCVTCRKYRRNIQDPKMADLPEDRMEMTPPFTYCGMDCFGPFYVRDARKELKKYGLLFTCMCCRAVHIEMLDDLSSDAFINALRVFIAIRGNVRQLRCDQGTNFVGAKREFMDSMKNWDHEQVKEYGCEFVMNPPSSSHMGGIWERQIRTIRSVLTAILDQSAKRLDTASLRTFLYEVMAIINSRPLTTEHLNDPTSLEPLTPNHILLMKSNIILPPPGQFVSQDLYLHKRWRQVQFLANEFWTRWRREYLLNLQQRQIWHGDKRNTNVNDIVILQEDSAPRNHWRLARVTEVYPSSDGRVRKVKLLVSDSTLDKQGKRTTRPVYLERPVQKIVLLVEAE